From the genome of Thermus albus:
GCTCAGCCCGTAGTAGAGGGTATAGTCCTCGAGGCTGGGGTGATGGTTGGCCCGTCCAAGCACTTCCCGCGCTACCTCGACCTCACCAAGCTCGAGCAACACCCAGGCAATCCCTGCCAGCCCGGTTAGCAGGCCCGGGGGGAAGTCCTGCGGGTCAGCGCGGCGGGCTCGGTCAATGAACCACTTCCGCCAGGACTCGTTGAGGCTGAAACCCGCCTTGTGCAGCGCGTATAGGACCCCTCCAGCACCGAACCCCAGGCTCAGCGGGTTGGTCAGTACGGCGAAGGGGTCGGAGGGAAAGAGCGTGGGGCGTGCGGGATCGGCGGCCTGTTCGAGGAAACGAGCGATCTGTACGGCCCACTCGCGGGCCTGCCGCGAGCAGGGGGCTTCCCCTACATCCCAGCGTGTGGCGGTCGGCACGCTGCGCAGCGGCGGTGTAGTCACCCGCCGCACCATACGCTCCTCCTCCTCGGTCAAGAACTCCAGCACCCCGCCGAGATCCCGCTCGCCCTCAGCGACCGAGACAATGAAGTCATGGATCTCTAAGGGCCACCCCATGTCGCGGATGAGTGCGGGGTAGACATCGCGGAAGAGTTCGGGGCGCAGGACCGCATATGCGCTGATGGGGTAGATGAAGTAGGCCATCATGCTAGCTAAGCTGTACAGGTCGTCGTACTCATCGTAAACGTGCTGTCTTGCCCGGTCGATCCGCCGGAAGCCGGGGGTGTACAGCAGGACCGGCCGCGCCAGCTCGTCTCCCTCTGCCCCTCCCTCCGATCGCCACATCGAGGCTTCAAAGTCAATGAGCACGACGCGGAGAGTATTCTTTTTGAGGAGGAAATTTCTTGCGGAGAGGTCGCCCAGCAGCACCCCTCGGCTATGCACAGCCTGTATTGCGCGGGCAAAGCTGCGGAATAGGCGAAAGAAAGACCGAAGGTAACGGGCGGAGCCCTGGCGGCTAGCCCGCACCGCCAGTAGCGGGTGGTGCTTGCGGAAAAGTGCAGCACGGATATCAATCCCTTCGACGTACTCTTCCGCAAGAAACAGGTGTTCCCACTCTTCAAACAACTCTATGGGGCGGGGAGCCACGCCGGTGCCGTTGAGTTGTCGCAGGATCTCCCACTCGCGGCGCAAGAGCACTTGCGCATCGTAAGATCCCAGGGGGTCAAAGTTGGTGTAGGGCCGGGCCTCTTTGATTACCACCCGTCGCCCGGTACGCAAGTCCCGCGCCAGATAGACCCCTCCGCTGTTGGAGAAGCTGAGCGCCTCCAGTACCTCGTAACGTCTGTTGAGCATCGGAGGCGCGTCCCCCTCTGGAGGCGTCCAGTCGTCGAAGGGCCAAGCCACCCAAGCGGGAGGGGCGAAGTACGGCTCGCGCCGGTCGGGAACCAACTCCAGTGCGGGCGTGGCGATCGCCGGAATCCGGCGACCTAGCTCGTCTACAATGTACTGTTGGCGGAAGGCGCCGTAGCGGAAGTACACCGCCCGCGAGTCCTTGTAGCGGAGGTCGGAGAGAATGTAGGCGCCCGCCTCACCCGTGATCCTTTCAGCCAGGCCCTGGATCACTTCACGAAACAGCTGTACCGAGGCGGGATAGGCGGTGATGAACTTGCCCGAGCTGCCGCGGGCCATGGCCTTGGAGTTGAGCAGCACGAGCACGTTGCGATCCAGCGCGAACTTGAACGCTACCCTCAACTCTTCAAAGTAGCTCGCCGCCTTGGCCAGCACCCGCTCGGCATTGCCGGGGTGGGCACTGACATGAATCTTCCACCCCTGCTCCGGCAGCGCTGCCCCCTCATCGTAATAGACTACCCACCAGATGCCCTCCCGGATCGCCCGCTCGCGCGCCTCCCCGGTCAGCACGTCGGCAAAGCCCCTGCCCTGAGGGCAGTAGTACGTGTCCAGAGGCTCGTAGAACAGGCTATCGTCCCAAACGTACAGGAACCGGTCTACCCAACGCTCATCCCTCATCGCTCTGGCCCCGTGGTCCTCAGCTCCTGGAGCGCCGTTCTGCCCTAGGGCTGGCCCGTCGGAACGGCCGCGCCGGGGTATCCCAGCGCAGCCGTTCTGGAAGCTCAGGCCGCTGTTTACATTGCCTTGCTACAACAGGCGCTGAAGCTGCTCGTCCAGCTGGCTGCAGCAAAGCCTGGATCCTGCCGCACGGTCATCCTCTGGAGGCTGAGAACCTTCATTGCGTTTCCTCCTTTCTGAACCCACTACCGGGATCACCTCTAGGGCCGAAAGCCGCCTGTGACCGGTTGTTCACTTGCCTTTCTCACCCCCTTTCACCCCACAGTTTCCGGAGCTAGTGCCCTTTTTTCAAGCCCCCCCGGGCTGACCTCGGTCGTGTAAGGAATTCCTTCGTGTGCTACCTCATAGCTCCCCCCTAGCCATTTTCAAGAGCACCCGGCTACGGATGAGGTTGTGGACCAGCAGGATGAGGTTCACCCGGGCCACTAGACCCCAGTAGGACCGAACCTCTATCCGGTGAAGCCCCAAAGAGCGTACCATCACGCTAAACCGGGTCTCGATCCAGTTGCGTACCCTCCCCATCCACTCTCTCCACCCCGTCTCCACCACCTTTCCTCCCCTAAGCCGGTAGGAAGGTGTCTTGACCCCCTGGACCCAGCGAAAACCCCGGTCACCAAGGACCGCGGGCAAACCCTCCAGAAGCTCCCCTGCCCAGGTCTCCCGGGCATTCCCGGGAAGAAGAGTCCAACGAAAGAAGAGGCCCCGCTCGTTCATCACCGGCACAAGGACGTACCCGCCAAAGGCTCCCAGGGGACCCACCCCCACCGCGGCCTCAGGAAGAGAGAGGCCGTGGATACGGTGGCCGTGGGCCAGGGGGATGGGCTTGAGGTCTACCACCTGGAGCAGGCCTTGTCCCCCGGAGAGCTTTAAGGCGAGGTGGGCCAGCAGCCCATGAGCCTTCTGGAGGATCCGGTAGAAACGGGAGAGGTGGGGGAGGGAGGGGAAGTAAGCCTTCAGGGTAGTCTTGGCCGCGAGGTAGCCTTTGGCGAGGTCCTGGCCCTGGCTGCTTCCCCGTAGGGGAACATCTTGCGGAGGAGGAAGATGGCGAGGGCCAGGAGTTCGGCCAGGGTGGCCTTTTGGTGCTTTTGCTTTTTGGGGAGCTTGAAACCTTGAGCGACGAGGGCTTTGAGTTCGTCATCCACCCAAATGTAGGTAGCCACGATGAGGGTCTCTGCGTCAAGATGGTAGGTCAGCCAAAGGCTACGTTCTGGGGGTGCTCACGGTCTTGTGGCATAGCACCCCCTCTTTTTTCACACCCTGGGGGGACAGATCAAGTAGCACACGAAGGTATGTGAACCCTCAAGAACTTCTCTTCCTTCGGCATAGGGCTTTCCTCAGTTGGTTTTTCTCGCGCTATTGTTTTAGGACCCTTCTGATAGCCTCCTCCACCAACTCCGATATCTCCTTTCCCTCCTCCACCGCCTTGAGCTTCAGTTGCCGGTGAAGATCCTTGGGGATATACACCTTTAAGGCAGTGTAGTCCTCTCGGCGGCTCTTCCCCTGGATCCTACCCTCGCCCTCTCCCTCCTTGAGGGTGTGGACCAGCTTGGCAAACTTGCTCATCCTGGCACCTCCATTATCTCCTGCCCCACCTCTCGGTAATCCTCCCAGGCTAGGCGAGCCCGGGGATCCGGCACCTGGTACACCGGTACCCCCAGGAGGGCTGCCTTGGGAAAGGCGGCGGCCCGACGGATCCGCCCTCGAAAAAGGGGAACCCCATGGCTTTCCAGCAGGCTTCTGGCCTCATCCCCGTCCCGGCTTGGACGTGGGGGGATCATGGTGAGGAGAACCCGATACCTGGCCCCTGACCCCCTGAGGGCTTCCAGGGTGGCCAGGAGGGCCTCCAAAGCAAGGGCATCGGGGGTGGTGGGCAGAATCAGGAGGTCTACCCCCTCCGCCAGCGCCTTCAGGTCCTCCTTTGAGGGCCTGGCCTGGGTGTCGATGACCACGTGGGTGTACTCCCGAGCGTAGCGGCTGGCCACCCTTTCATCCACCACCTTCACGGGAAGGCCTCCCCGGGCGTGCCAGCCCGTGGCGGAGCGGTTGGGATCCCCGTCCACCAAGAGGGTGGGGGCCCACGCTGATAGGAAGCTGGCCAGGTGGACAGCGGTAGTGGTCTTGCCTACTCCCCCCTTGAAGCCCGTGACAGCCAGGATCATCACTCCCTCCTAGTCTATCCCCCCGGCTCCTGGGTACCTGGGGTCTTGAGCACCCCAGGACCCCAGGTTCTTGGGGGGAAGCCCAGGGCCTGGGAGGTCAGGCTTTTCCGGCCGTGTTTTGCTCTTCATCTGGCTCACCCACAAAAAAGACGAGATCGGGGCCGATGAGGGACCTGAATTCCTCTTCCCTCTGCTTTTTGAGGTACTCCATCTTGGCCTTCCCATACTTCTGGACCCATTTCTCCTTGTCCTGTTTCATGTCGCACAGGTTCAGGTAAGGGCATTCTTCGCATGCGGTTTCCAAGCAGAAGGCCAGGGGTTGCCTATGGGGTTCTGGCTGGACTCCGCTGTCCAGCAACTCCTTCACCACCCGCTCCACGAAGGAGGGGTCCAGCTTCATCACCCGGTACTGCCGCTCCCAAAGGCGTGGGCGGAGCGATGCGGGTTCGGCGTAGCCGTAGTTGCGGACGATCTGGCCCACCCATTTGGGATCCTGCCACCGGGGGATGTCGTTGGTCCGTTCGCGTCCCCAGCTATCCCCAACCTGCCTTCTGGCCTCCATGATGACGTGCACCAGGGCCACGTGGGAGTAGTACCCCTGGCGGATCAGTTCCTTTAGGGCCACCTCCACTATCTCCGCATCCGTGGGCATGCCCCCCTGTCCTTCCGCCTGCCGCTGGAGGGCTTCCTCCAGGCGGGAAAGGAGGTCGGGATCCCCCAAGTGGTGGGCGATGGTGCGCAACGGGGCGGCGATTTCCTCCAGGCGGTCGCCCTTGCCAGAGAACCTCTCCCGGTAGAGCTGGTGGAGGCTGGGGGCGTTTTCCATGGCCCAGATGTAGAGGTTGTCCCGGAGCTCCTGAAGGCCTTCGGGGGTAAGCCCCGTGGGCCGGTCCCGGTAGCCCAGATCCTTAAGGCGAACGGTGCGGATGGTGAACATCCGGCTTCCCAGGATCTCCCCGGTGCCCTGGGTGTTGGTGATCACCTTTACCCCGAAAAAGTTAAGGGTCTGGACCCTCATGCCCTTGGTGTCCGTCCACTGCTTGAGGGCGGTTTCCTTCTTGTAGGACACCTTGAGGAACTGCTCCAGGTTGGAGGCTTCGGCGCTGCCCGAGCGCTGGCGGACCTCCTCCAGGTCGTCGAAGGCCACCAGTCCCCCGGTTTCGTCGATCAGCCGGGCGGCGGTAGCCGCGCTGGTCTGCCCCGTGATCACTACCCCGTTGGCTCCCACATCCGCCATAAGCCGGGCCAGCTCCGTTTTTCCCGAACCGGGGGGGCCCACGATGAGCACCAGGGGTACAGCGTCGAATACCGCTTGCACATAGGAGGTCATTACCACCAAGGCGGCCAGGACGTAGTCGTTCTCCCGGGGAAGGAGGACTTGCCGCAGGTGCTGGATGATCAGCCTGGGCAGGTCTGGGGGGCGCAGGGTCATGGCGCTCTTCCCAGCCTCCCTGGCCTTCAGGAAGCGGTTGATGGCCTTTTCGCTCCAGGAACTACCCGCGGGGGCCTTGGGCGGCTTACGGATGATGGTTCCGTCGTCCAGGGCCAGGACCCGGTCCTCCAGGGAGGTGCCACGGGGAGCAGGCAAATACCCCCAGCCCAGCACCGCTCCATCCGAGCGGATCACCACCGTGCGGTACCGCGCCCCTTCCTCCCCTCGGTTCTCCAGGATGCGCACGGGCACGTAGAGGTGCCCGTTGATAAAGGCCCGGTTGATGTCCACGGGGTTGGGGAGCCGTACACCCCCGCTTTCCCCATCCTCCCGCTCCGGGGACCAGCGTTCCCCCGCCTCCAGCAGGAGGCGGAAGCCCTCTGGGGTACCCTGGGAGAGGAAGTAGTCCGTCCAGTCTTTCCCCATACCTTCGGGGACCCGCACCCGCACCACGGGCCTCCGGGCCAGGGCGGCCACCTTGCGGGCCATCGCTTCGCCAGCCTCATCCGCATCCTGGCCCAGGTAGACCTCTTCCCAAGGGGCCCAGAAAAGGGGATCCTGCCAGGCCTCAGGGATGGCAGATCCGTGCGTGGAGGTGGCCACCGCCAGGTCGCTGGCCCAGGGCTGCCCCAGGAGCTTCAGCCAGAGGATCCAGCCGTCCTTGGCCCCCTCGCAGATGAAGAGCCTGCGGCGGATGAAGGAGCCCTCAAGGGGAGGAATGGCCCAGTAGGTGGTAGGCTTCCCCCTGCCCCACCCCTTCCCCTTAGCCCCTTGGGTAAGGCCAGGGATGGCGTAGTAGAGGTAGCGGCGGACGGGGATCCCGTCAGGCCCCATAACGGGGTAGGCAAGAGCATCGCGTACCTCCCCTGGATTGTCCAGCCCCAGGTAGAAGCGCCGCACCACCCGGGTGTCCAGCCCCCGTCCCCGCAGGTACTCCAGGGCCGCTTCCGTATGGAGGAGTCGGTTGACGTGGCGCTTTGCCACCTCCTCCGAGGCGGGATCCAGGGGCTCTCCCTGTTCGTTCTTTGGCTTCAGCAGGTCGAGAAAGCGGGGATGGGCGAAGGGATCTTCTCGGTTCTCAGGTACCTGGGTGTTTTGGGGTCCTGGAGTCTTCAGAACCTGGGGCAGCTCAGTACCTGAGTTTTTGGAGGAGGGACCCTTTTCAGCCCCTCCTTTTCGCCTCACCTTACCCCCTTTTCCCTGGGAGTCCCGATAAGGATCTAAGCCCACACCGCGCCCCCTCAGCCATTCCCTGGCCCAGCGGAAGGCCTCCTCGGGGGAGAGGCCCTTCACCGCCTGGATGAGGGTGAGGAGGTTGCCCTGCCGGGGTTCAGGAGCTCCGGGGTTGTGGTCGATCCAAAGGCCGGTTTTGGCATCGATGCTGAGGCTGCTGCCCCTTTCCCCATCGATGGATCCCACCCGGAACTCGTGCCTCAGCCGTTGGGCACCTGGGAGGAGCTCCCCCACCAGCTCATCGATCCGTTCGAGGAGTAGCTCGTGCAGGTTCATTTGCTCCTCCCGTGTAGGGCCACAAGGCTCGCCCTGTAGCGGTCCTCGGGGAGGAAGCGGGCATAGTGGTGCTGCACCATCTGGATGCTGTCCAGGAGGAGGTTGGCCGCATGCTCTAGGCTTTTCGTCTGCTTCACCGCCGCGGTGGCCACGATGTGCCGCATGGAGTGGGGGCCGAAGGGCCTGAGCCCCCTGGGAACCCCGGGCAGGGCCAGGACGTAGGGGCTACGCCGCTTAAACATCCTGTAGAGGGCTTTGACGCTGCGCAGTCTAGGGAAGAGAATGTTTCTATCCCCCTGGACCTGAGCCAGCAGGGGATGGACCGCCCGCAGGTAGGTGTCCACCAGGCTGTTCAGGCGGTAGCGGACCCCTCCCACCTCCATCTCGAAGGGGGGAAGGTCCTCATCCAGGGGGAATAGCAGGGGCTTGTCCCCTTGGTGCCGGAAGGCGGCGCTGTGCTGGTTTTTGAACTCCCCCGGGCGGTAGAGGAGGTGGTACCGCCCCTCCGGGTCCCGGTAGAGGTTTCCCCGCTGGTCCAGCCTGTCCAGCCCCTCCCAGTCGATCCGGGCTCCGTACCAGTGCCTGGCCCGGAGGGGATGGATGCTCATGGCCCACCAGATGAGGGCATCCCGGTAGAGGGCGAGGGCTTCCCCCTTTTCGTGTTGGGACTTTCCCTCAAGGGGGGGGTTCAGGAGGTCCCCCACCCTGCTGGCCAGGTCCTCCAGCATGAAGGCGATGCCCCGGTGTATCCATGCCAGGGGATCCTCCTCCTCCAGGAGGGGTTCCACGTTGTGGTAACCGGTATTTTCCACCTTATGGTGGCCAACAACCCGTCGGAGTTCTCTGAACCTCTCCAGGTCCCCCTTAATGAATCCCTTCCGGATGAGGGGCAGGATTGCGTCCAGGACCTTCTCGTCGGTCGCCGTTACCTGCGGTACACCAAAGCCCTCAAAACGCTTCCAGCGCCAGTTCAGGTAGCCCCAGACCAGGTCGTAATCCCCCAGGAGGTCCAGGGAAAGATCCTCAAGGGAAAACCCCCTTTCCTGGACCAGATAGCCCAGGAACTTTTCCACCTCCCCTCGGTACATGTTCAGTGTAGCCTGGCGTACCCTTCGCTGCGGAATGGAGCCCATCTTCAGGGAAGCCTCCACCGCCTTTTGGCTTCCCCGTTCACTACCTGCCCACATCTCGTATTTCTTCCACCCCTCCTTCACCCCG
Proteins encoded in this window:
- a CDS encoding ATP-binding protein, with product MNLHELLLERIDELVGELLPGAQRLRHEFRVGSIDGERGSSLSIDAKTGLWIDHNPGAPEPRQGNLLTLIQAVKGLSPEEAFRWAREWLRGRGVGLDPYRDSQGKGGKVRRKGGAEKGPSSKNSGTELPQVLKTPGPQNTQVPENREDPFAHPRFLDLLKPKNEQGEPLDPASEEVAKRHVNRLLHTEAALEYLRGRGLDTRVVRRFYLGLDNPGEVRDALAYPVMGPDGIPVRRYLYYAIPGLTQGAKGKGWGRGKPTTYWAIPPLEGSFIRRRLFICEGAKDGWILWLKLLGQPWASDLAVATSTHGSAIPEAWQDPLFWAPWEEVYLGQDADEAGEAMARKVAALARRPVVRVRVPEGMGKDWTDYFLSQGTPEGFRLLLEAGERWSPEREDGESGGVRLPNPVDINRAFINGHLYVPVRILENRGEEGARYRTVVIRSDGAVLGWGYLPAPRGTSLEDRVLALDDGTIIRKPPKAPAGSSWSEKAINRFLKAREAGKSAMTLRPPDLPRLIIQHLRQVLLPRENDYVLAALVVMTSYVQAVFDAVPLVLIVGPPGSGKTELARLMADVGANGVVITGQTSAATAARLIDETGGLVAFDDLEEVRQRSGSAEASNLEQFLKVSYKKETALKQWTDTKGMRVQTLNFFGVKVITNTQGTGEILGSRMFTIRTVRLKDLGYRDRPTGLTPEGLQELRDNLYIWAMENAPSLHQLYRERFSGKGDRLEEIAAPLRTIAHHLGDPDLLSRLEEALQRQAEGQGGMPTDAEIVEVALKELIRQGYYSHVALVHVIMEARRQVGDSWGRERTNDIPRWQDPKWVGQIVRNYGYAEPASLRPRLWERQYRVMKLDPSFVERVVKELLDSGVQPEPHRQPLAFCLETACEECPYLNLCDMKQDKEKWVQKYGKAKMEYLKKQREEEFRSLIGPDLVFFVGEPDEEQNTAGKA
- a CDS encoding ParA family protein codes for the protein MILAVTGFKGGVGKTTTAVHLASFLSAWAPTLLVDGDPNRSATGWHARGGLPVKVVDERVASRYAREYTHVVIDTQARPSKEDLKALAEGVDLLILPTTPDALALEALLATLEALRGSGARYRVLLTMIPPRPSRDGDEARSLLESHGVPLFRGRIRRAAAFPKAALLGVPVYQVPDPRARLAWEDYREVGQEIMEVPG
- the lanKC gene encoding class III lanthionine synthetase LanKC gives rise to the protein MRDERWVDRFLYVWDDSLFYEPLDTYYCPQGRGFADVLTGEARERAIREGIWWVVYYDEGAALPEQGWKIHVSAHPGNAERVLAKAASYFEELRVAFKFALDRNVLVLLNSKAMARGSSGKFITAYPASVQLFREVIQGLAERITGEAGAYILSDLRYKDSRAVYFRYGAFRQQYIVDELGRRIPAIATPALELVPDRREPYFAPPAWVAWPFDDWTPPEGDAPPMLNRRYEVLEALSFSNSGGVYLARDLRTGRRVVIKEARPYTNFDPLGSYDAQVLLRREWEILRQLNGTGVAPRPIELFEEWEHLFLAEEYVEGIDIRAALFRKHHPLLAVRASRQGSARYLRSFFRLFRSFARAIQAVHSRGVLLGDLSARNFLLKKNTLRVVLIDFEASMWRSEGGAEGDELARPVLLYTPGFRRIDRARQHVYDEYDDLYSLASMMAYFIYPISAYAVLRPELFRDVYPALIRDMGWPLEIHDFIVSVAEGERDLGGVLEFLTEEEERMVRRVTTPPLRSVPTATRWDVGEAPCSRQAREWAVQIARFLEQAADPARPTLFPSDPFAVLTNPLSLGFGAGGVLYALHKAGFSLNESWRKWFIDRARRADPQDFPPGLLTGLAGIAWVLLELGEVEVAREVLGRANHHPSLEDYTLYYGLSGVGLANLHFYLHDRELAYLDAALDIYRRLASRAQRKDGTAYWVNRFSGDEPFTGLGFGQSGVALFLLRLHQLTGDLAARQDGEAALRFDLAQAERTGPGTMSFRYKGTLEPYVEVGSAGVAKVLLRYGWLEEARPLLNELGRKYSVLPGYLFGIAGVIDTLLDAYLLTRGLIHLARLERQLEGLRTLYLFEPRTCASLLPQGRTLEGLAVPGEGLLRVSCDFATGCAGVLRVLHRVASPGPADFMLDEVMPDEDVMDPPGGAQG
- a CDS encoding class III lanthipeptide, translated to MKVLSLQRMTVRQDPGFAAASWTSSFSACCSKAM